The proteins below are encoded in one region of Metabacillus dongyingensis:
- a CDS encoding TRM11 family SAM-dependent methyltransferase, protein MNKFSRKPAFIYTFACTEEELLLCHLEMRSFFGFQSDGFSLKSDVDIDPSRSPFMKERLEVIYEGNELSEIVKQVEQIDIGTDTFKIIFLKINDLEDCEQISYQERRNIERQVGWPFKAEADVRNPDQTFGITIHEGRWYFGKYLRSEPVWLHHLKKPREYSTALSTRVARAVANIAVPHPFGVKAIDPCCGIGTVLVEALSMGIDIIGRDINPLVTDGSRENIAHFGYECDVRTAPISEVTGKYDVAIIDMPYNLYTHATPDEQMSILKHARRISNKTVVVTSETMDHMVEEAGFRIADRCTVRKQMFSRQILVCE, encoded by the coding sequence TTGAATAAATTTAGCCGAAAACCGGCATTTATATATACATTTGCATGTACAGAAGAGGAGCTTTTATTGTGTCACTTGGAAATGCGTTCTTTTTTTGGCTTTCAGTCCGATGGATTCAGTTTGAAAAGTGACGTTGACATTGATCCAAGCAGAAGTCCTTTTATGAAAGAGAGATTGGAAGTCATCTATGAAGGAAACGAGCTTTCTGAGATTGTAAAGCAGGTTGAGCAGATTGATATTGGAACGGATACGTTTAAAATAATTTTTCTGAAAATCAATGATCTTGAAGATTGTGAACAAATTAGTTATCAAGAGCGCAGAAATATTGAGCGGCAGGTTGGCTGGCCCTTTAAAGCAGAGGCAGATGTCCGGAATCCAGATCAGACGTTTGGCATTACAATTCATGAAGGACGCTGGTATTTCGGAAAGTACCTCAGGAGCGAACCGGTCTGGCTGCATCATTTAAAAAAGCCGCGGGAATATTCAACTGCACTTAGTACAAGAGTTGCAAGGGCAGTTGCCAATATTGCTGTTCCACATCCTTTTGGTGTAAAAGCGATCGATCCGTGCTGCGGAATTGGAACCGTTCTTGTTGAAGCATTATCCATGGGCATAGATATTATCGGACGAGATATCAATCCGCTTGTAACAGATGGATCGAGAGAAAATATCGCTCATTTCGGCTATGAATGCGACGTCAGGACAGCACCGATATCAGAAGTCACAGGCAAGTATGATGTCGCCATTATTGATATGCCCTATAACCTTTATACTCACGCTACACCTGATGAGCAAATGTCTATATTAAAACATGCCCGCCGAATTTCGAATAAAACGGTGGTTGTGACAAGTGAAACGATGGATCACATGGTTGAAGAAGCAGGTTTTCGCATAGCAGACCGCTGTACAGTGAGGAAGCAGATGTTTTCAAGGCAGATACTGGTTTGTGAATAA